AACAGGTCGAATGATAATATCCCGTTATACCGCACATATATTCAGTATACTACCCTGGTTGCGGGACGAGGAATTCCGAGCATCGCATCCAGCAAAGCGAGATGGAGTTTCCGTTTCTGCGGTTTCACTCGCCCCCCCAGGCACTTGTGCCGGGAGTCGTCGAGGATGTAGCCATACTCAGAGGCCAACCGGGCCAGCGTGAATCGGGGGGCCCCCAGGAGCGCCGCAAATCCCTCGGTAAGGGTCATGGAATATACCCTATCCAGTAAAACAACTCCGCTCTTATCGTATTTGCCTATAGAATTTGCAGAAATACCTTCTGACGGCTTCGAGGCCCATGTGTCAAGCCCTTCGGCTCTCGTGATGCCCCTGCTCTCGCCCCCGCTGTCAAGAAATAGCCTCATGTCGAACTCCACACCCAAATGTCCGCATACCTGCCGAAGGGTACTTTCCGTCTCCAGGACAAGGTCTTCGTATCTGATCTCCTGCACCCTCGGGTCCTGCCTGTGCTTCCAGATCGCGGCAACGGAGGTAAGCCAGACTTCCGCTGCTCTTTCCACGGTAAGACCCCGCCTCATCAGGGAGAGGATGGTATCTCTGGGGTCCCTCACTATGTGAATTACCTTTGAATCGACAAAAGCTCTGAGAAACCGGTCGATAGCGTAAATATTTTCCGGGGTCTTTTCTCCCCATATCTTCTTTC
This is a stretch of genomic DNA from Syntrophorhabdaceae bacterium. It encodes these proteins:
- a CDS encoding sulfotransferase, giving the protein MIVNICCSGSSGSTFFSNLLNRHPDIVCGEEMGLFSKPILYDDFDRLKRWSFIIRRVGVPSNPYFEDRSLLRNPESFSLTRSRIWEMLVTSEDGPAFVQKLKVHIFSLTGKKIWGEKTPENIYAIDRFLRAFVDSKVIHIVRDPRDTILSLMRRGLTVERAAEVWLTSVAAIWKHRQDPRVQEIRYEDLVLETESTLRQVCGHLGVEFDMRLFLDSGGESRGITRAEGLDTWASKPSEGISANSIGKYDKSGVVLLDRVYSMTLTEGFAALLGAPRFTLARLASEYGYILDDSRHKCLGGRVKPQKRKLHLALLDAMLGIPRPATRVVY